The Moorena producens PAL-8-15-08-1 genomic interval AAAAGAACATAAACAAATTCAGCAGGAGTGGCAAAATTTGCTCCAAAAAGCAATCAGCAGCAACAACTTGGAATCTATGCAGTTTTTGAATTAACTTTGCGTCAGCTATCAGCCTGCTTAACTGACAAAAGTTGAAGTGGAAAGAGCGAAAAGTAAGAGTAGTCAGGGTGTGGAGAAGGTTGACAAAAGTACAGAGGTGATGAGTTAAAATACACAAAAAACTATTGAGCAAGCAAACCAAAATGCAGATTAAGGTCGCAATACATCCAGCAGAAGAAGGTGGTTTTTGGGCAGAAGTACCCGCACTACCTGGCTGCATTACTGAGGGAGACACAATGGAAGAGGTTTTAGCAAATCTTCAAGATGCAATTGAAGGTTGGTTAGAAGTTGCCAGCAATTCCTATATTCCTGAACCAAACAGCAAAATTGTGGAAGTTACAGTATGAAATCTGTTTCTGGCAAAAAATTCTGTAAAATTGTTGAGAAAAAAGGATGGGTTTTGAGAAAAATTACAGGAAGCCATCATATTTATGAAAAGCCAGGAGATATACTAGATTAGTTCTTGCTAGCATGCCTATTGCCTATTGCCTATTGCCTATTGCCTATTGCCTTCCTAAAATTGTAGAAACCTACAATAATGTCTATTACCTGTATAGTATGCGGTCATATCAATACTGGCAGTAACAACTACTGCACTAGTTGTGGTGCGGCTCTTGAGTTTGAAGAGACTGTTAGTTCATCACCCTACCATTTGCCTGCTGGCACACTCCTAAGGCAGAGTCATTATCGGCTCGAAAAAGTCCTAGGAGAAGGGGGATTTGGCATTACCTACCAAGGAATTTACCTACCTAACTCTGCTAAGGTTGCCATCAAAGAACTCTGGCCAGAAAAAGCAGCTAGGATTGGTAAAACCATTACTTGGCCCCCTTCTATTCCCCCGATTGACCGACAACGACAACTCCACAAATTTCAGTTAGAAGCCAGTTACTTACAAAAATGCTCCCACCCTAATATTGCTCAGGTTTATGATTGGTTTGAGGAGAATAATACTGCCTATTTAGTCATGGAGTTTATCTCTGGAAAGTCCTTATACAAAATCTTACAAGAAGAAGGTGTTCTTTCGGAAGAGAAGCTCAAGGGCTATTTTATCCAAGTAGCAGAAGCCCTAACAGTTGTTCACTCTAATCAACTATTACACAGAGATATTAAACCTGATAATATTCTAATTGATCACCAAGATCGAGCCGTATTGATTGATTTCGGTGCTACTAAAGAATTCATGGCCGGTCAAACCCGTGAAATGAGTGTAACCTTGTCACCAGGATACGCTCCTCTTGAGCAATACAGTTACCGGAGTAAGCGTTGGCCAGCTACGGACATCTATGCTCTATGTGCTTCAATGTATGAGTTACTCACTGGTGAATTACCAGCTCCAGCTACGGAAAGGGCTGGATCACAAACGTTAATTCCACCGCGACAGTTAGCTCCTGAGATTACACCCCAAACTGAGCAGGTGATCTTAACTGGAATGAGAATGAAGGTTGACGAGCGATTTCAGACAGCCGAGGAACTGATTGATGCCTTCAAAGGCAAGTTTGTTTCTCCCAGTCAAAGGAAAGGGTGGGGATTACTTAAGCAAGGAAAGTTAGCAGAGGCGGTTCAAGCTTATCAACAGTGTCTAACTAATCAGCCAAACCATGGTGAAGCTGCCGTTGAACTAGCCCTAGTCCAGATGCATCTCAATGATGCTCAGGCTGAGGTGGCAGCAGAAACAGCGATTCGACTACAACCAAATGATGGCAGGAGCTATGGGGTTTTAGGACTAGTCAACTGCCGTAAATCAAATTGGTCAACAGCGGTAAAACAGTTGCAACAAGCAGCGGACTTAGCTCCCCAAGAGGTTTGGATACAAGCTAATCTAGCTTGGGCATGGGGAAAGCTTGGCAATTGGCAACAGGCAGAATCTGCTATTTCCAAAGCACTACAAATTAATAGTAACTGTACCTTTGCCCTAGGGTTACAAGGGTGGATTAATGTCAATCAACAGCAATGGAAACAAGCAATTCGGACTGCTACCCAGGCACTGTTCAAGTCAAAACAGGCTCAGTCTAGGGAATCCCAACAACTACAACAATGGATATATCCCTATTTAATCATTGCTTTGGAAAAGGCAGTTGTTACCAGACAGTCTAGGGACGTGGAGCGCCGGATTATAGAGTTTACCACTCAAGTCCCCGATAGTGCAGTTGCTTGGGGATTGAAAGGTTGGAAGCAAGCTGTGCAAGGGTTGTGGACTCAGGCTCTTGCCAATTTTGAGCAAGCCAGCCAGAAAGCAGACGTTCCTAGCTGGGTATCCCTGAATCAAGGAATCACTCAGGAACACTTGCAGAATTATCAAGGTGCTATCCAAACCTATCAAGCCTACATTCAGAAATTTCCATCTGATGCCTTTGCTTTATTCCGTCTAGGCACTTTACTAGGAAAAGTGGGACAATGGGCACAAGCACGCTCCCATCTGGAAAAAGCCGTGCAGTTAAAACCAGACTATGCTGAAGCTTACCACAACTTAGGTTGGGTTTTACTTAATATCAGAACTGTAGACGGTCAGGTTGAGAATTGTCGTCCCCTTTTGTCCGCCTATCGTCAAGCATCTGAATTTTACATGCAACAGTACCAATCGGAATTAGCTGGCGCAATTAGACAAGCCTTTCAAATAGCTGGGGTTGAGCTTTAGATAGGGTTTGCTGAAAAAGTCTTTTGGTAAAGGTAGGAGTCAGGAGTCAGGAGTCAGGAGTTAGGAGAAATGAGAATTATATAGAAGGTAGTCGGAAGAATTCTCCCTTAATTTTTCTGCCCTTGTATGCCCAAAATCCTAACTTTTTGAGCTTTTTGGACCGATTTGCTGGCACTTTTTTCGACCCAAAAAGGCGAAAACCTTTATCTGTCAATGCTTTGAGAGTTAATCAGCAAGCCCTAGATAATTTCTATACAGCACTACGCATTAAGGTGTTTGACATTGATACAAGCAGCAAAAGCTGTTTTAGTCAACTTTTGCCGTCTTGATGCAGTCGCTCATGGGGGAAACCACGGCAGTCGCTCATGGTTAGAAGTTACCGTAAGACAGGCTCGCCTTGTCTTGATGCAATAGCGAGTGGGGGAAACCCCCAAGACCGCGCAAATCACGCTAATCAATAAGTTTTACCCCTTTTGTGCATAGCCGACCAACCATAAAGGCTCAACGTAATCAGGTTTCGTCTCCGGGGAGACCCCCAAGACCGCGCTGCCTCCCCAAGACCGCGCTGCATCGCTTTTGCCTTTTGCCTTTTGCCTTTTGCCTTGCCCGTAGCGCTATACAGGAGCGTACAAATTTTGTATCCATTCCCATTCTTGGGCTAAGCCTTCGGATAGGGATACCTGAGGTTGATAACTTAGCAGGGTTTTGGCCTTGGTAATGTCTGCTGCCGTGTGACGTGCATCTCCTTTGGCTTTTTCGATGTAGTTTTTCTTAATGGGATGTCCAACAATTTGTTCAATGGTGTCGAGAACATCCGCTAGCACCACTCGGCTACCACCACCAACGTTAAACACTTCCCCAACAGCAGCTTGTTTATTACCTGCAGCCAGATTCGCGGCTATGATGTCTTTGATGAAGGTGAAGTCTCGGGTTTGCTTTCCGTCACCATATATGCTAATGGGTTCATCGGTGAGAATGGCTTTTAGGAATTTGTGAAATGCCATGTCTGGGCGCTGCCTGGGTCCATATACGGTGAAATAGCGTAAGGCAGTAACGGGTACACCAAAGTTATGGTAATACAGTAAGCATAGGTGTTCTGCAGCTAGCTTGGTTACCCCATAGGGGGAAACCGGTTGGGGAAGAATGGTTTCAGATGTCGGTAGGGCTTCGGCATTACCATAAACTGAAGAGCTGGAAGCGTAGACTAATCGGGTCAGATGTTTGGCATCTTTGGCGGCTTCCAGTAGGATTTGGGTAGCATTAATATTGCGCTCGGTATAATCCCGAAAACCATCCCCCCAACTGGCACGCACTCCAGCTTGTGCTGCCTGATGATAGACTACCTCTACATCGGTTAGAAGCGATCGCCAATCCAAGGTCTGAATATCACTTTCGATTAACTCAAAAGCGGGATGGTCTTTAAAATTTTGAATATTCCGGCGTTTTAGCTTGGGATCGTAATAATCGTTAAATTGATCAATACCAATCACTCGCTCACCTTGATTCAAAAGGGCTTCTACTAAGTTAGAACCGACAAAACCCGCAGCACCCGTAACGATATTAATAGCCATAAAATTTAATATTTAAAACTATTGGTTAAGCTTTGGTCAGACTAGTTTATTTTTCAATGTATATTAAATCTAGTCTGGCATACTATTTTAAATAG includes:
- a CDS encoding type II toxin-antitoxin system HicB family antitoxin, with protein sequence MQIKVAIHPAEEGGFWAEVPALPGCITEGDTMEEVLANLQDAIEGWLEVASNSYIPEPNSKIVEVTV
- a CDS encoding type II toxin-antitoxin system HicA family toxin gives rise to the protein MKSVSGKKFCKIVEKKGWVLRKITGSHHIYEKPGDILD
- a CDS encoding serine/threonine-protein kinase codes for the protein MSITCIVCGHINTGSNNYCTSCGAALEFEETVSSSPYHLPAGTLLRQSHYRLEKVLGEGGFGITYQGIYLPNSAKVAIKELWPEKAARIGKTITWPPSIPPIDRQRQLHKFQLEASYLQKCSHPNIAQVYDWFEENNTAYLVMEFISGKSLYKILQEEGVLSEEKLKGYFIQVAEALTVVHSNQLLHRDIKPDNILIDHQDRAVLIDFGATKEFMAGQTREMSVTLSPGYAPLEQYSYRSKRWPATDIYALCASMYELLTGELPAPATERAGSQTLIPPRQLAPEITPQTEQVILTGMRMKVDERFQTAEELIDAFKGKFVSPSQRKGWGLLKQGKLAEAVQAYQQCLTNQPNHGEAAVELALVQMHLNDAQAEVAAETAIRLQPNDGRSYGVLGLVNCRKSNWSTAVKQLQQAADLAPQEVWIQANLAWAWGKLGNWQQAESAISKALQINSNCTFALGLQGWINVNQQQWKQAIRTATQALFKSKQAQSRESQQLQQWIYPYLIIALEKAVVTRQSRDVERRIIEFTTQVPDSAVAWGLKGWKQAVQGLWTQALANFEQASQKADVPSWVSLNQGITQEHLQNYQGAIQTYQAYIQKFPSDAFALFRLGTLLGKVGQWAQARSHLEKAVQLKPDYAEAYHNLGWVLLNIRTVDGQVENCRPLLSAYRQASEFYMQQYQSELAGAIRQAFQIAGVEL
- a CDS encoding NAD-dependent epimerase/dehydratase family protein, which codes for MAINIVTGAAGFVGSNLVEALLNQGERVIGIDQFNDYYDPKLKRRNIQNFKDHPAFELIESDIQTLDWRSLLTDVEVVYHQAAQAGVRASWGDGFRDYTERNINATQILLEAAKDAKHLTRLVYASSSSVYGNAEALPTSETILPQPVSPYGVTKLAAEHLCLLYYHNFGVPVTALRYFTVYGPRQRPDMAFHKFLKAILTDEPISIYGDGKQTRDFTFIKDIIAANLAAGNKQAAVGEVFNVGGGSRVVLADVLDTIEQIVGHPIKKNYIEKAKGDARHTAADITKAKTLLSYQPQVSLSEGLAQEWEWIQNLYAPV